From a region of the Lactuca sativa cultivar Salinas chromosome 4, Lsat_Salinas_v11, whole genome shotgun sequence genome:
- the LOC122197436 gene encoding uncharacterized protein LOC122197436 yields the protein MAAVAPPREKKTPNPRRTIYRHPKEINDDDPIFPLYFLIMIPNTIGMFSRAYRRNDYSLAILSLLDWENMKSGEHGIGLLGNQRLDARELKNDSDSVLEKV from the exons ATGGCAGCCGTAGCGCCTCCCCGTGAAAAGAAAACCCCAAATCCTCGTCGGACGATCTACAGACACCCGAAAGAAATCAACGACGACGATCCAATATTCCCACTTTACTTCCTGATCATGATTCCCAACACCATCGGAATGTTCTCCAGAGCCTACCGGCGTAACGACTACTCACTAGCTATTCTCAGTCTCCTG GATTGGGAGAATATGAAATCCGGTGAACATGGAATTGGATTACTTGGAAATCAGAGGTTGGATGCACGAGAACTGAAGAATGACTCCGATTCCGTTTTGGAGAAAGTGTAA
- the LOC111901918 gene encoding uncharacterized protein LOC111901918 isoform X1, producing MSFCKLVKFYSISVFHFCRLTLLFSDSRYICSDTCNLQTAHKGTIEMLRRFIGQASIAQRCRCLISRQSSADTLRRCSSSATASSQAPVGTSAEQPTNTQFSDDYTSQPAARISIDRSGLSNPPEHSHETSKDSELVKHLKSIIKFRGGPISVAEYMEEVLINPKAGFYINRDVFGAEGDFITSPEVSQMFGEMVGVWAMCLWEQMGQPDRVNLVELGPGRGTLMADLLRGASKFEKFTKSLNIHMIEVSPALKKIQKLTLKCEDEDENTATTLTGTPVSWHSTLEEVPTGLPTIIIAHEFYDALPVHQFQKASRGWCEKMIDVAEDSKFRVVLSPQPTPATLYLLKRCKWAPTEDLSKLEHVEICPKAMDLTQNIAKRISSDGGGALIIDYGLDGIVSDSLQAIRKHKFVNMLDDPGSADLSAYVDFPAIKHSAEEVSEDVCVYGPITQSHFLGNLGINFRVESLLQNCTEEQAESLRTGYWRLVGEGEAPFWEGPNEQMPIGMGTRYLAMAIVNKKQGTPVPFH from the exons ATGTCTTTCTGCAAACTTGTAAAGTTTTATTCAATAAGTGTATTCCACTTCTGTAGATTAACACTACTGTTTTCCGATTCGAGGTATATTTGCTCCGACACCTGCAATCTGCAAACCGCTCACAAAGGCACCATTGAAATGCTGCGGAGATTCATAGGACAAGCTTCTATAGCACAACGATGTCGATGCCTCATCAGTCGGCAATCGTCAGCTGACACTCTCCGTCGATGTTCATCTTCGGCGACTGCGTCGTCTCAAGCTCCGGTGGGAACTTCCGCCGAACAACCGACGAACACTCAGTTTTCCGATGATTACACTTCTCAACCCGCCGCGAGGATTTCCATAGACCGGTCAGGATTGAGCAATCCTCCTG AGCATTCTCATGAAACGTCGAAAGATTCTGAGCTTGTTAAGCATCTTAAAAGCATAATTAAG TTCAGAGGTGGCCCAATATCGGTTGCTGAGTACATGGAAGAAGTCCTGATAAATCCCAAGGCTGGTTTTTATATCAATCGGGATGTTTTCGGTGCAGAAGGTGACTTCATAACATCCCCTGAAGTAAGCCAAATGTTTGGAGAG ATGGTTGGTGTTTGGGCAATGTGTTTGTGGGAGCAAATGGGGCAACCAGATAGAGTCAATCTAGTTGAGCTGGGGCCAGGAAGAGGAACTCTCATGGCTGATCTTCTAAGA GGTGCTTCAAAGTTTGAGAAGTTCACAAAATCCCTAAACATACACATGATTGAAGTTAGTCCAGCATTAAAGAAGATCCAAAAGCTAACATTAAAATGTGAAGATGAGGATGAAAATACTGCTACCACATTGACTGGAACACCTGTTTCATGGCACTCAACCCTAGAGGAAGTTCCAACAGGAT TGCCAACAATTATCATTGCCCATGAATTCTATGATGCCTTACCAGTTCATCAGTTTCAG AAAGCTTCTCGTGGGTGGTGTGAAAAGATGATTGATGTTGCAGAAGATTCAAA gtTTCGTGTTGTCCTCTCACCACAGCCTACACCTGCAACCCTTTACCTTCTAAAACGTTGCAAGTGGGCCCCGACTGAAGATTTAAGTAAACTTGAACATGTTGAGATTTGCCCCAAAGCAATGGATTTGACACAAAATATTGCCAAAAGAATAAGTAGTGATGGTGGTGGGGCCCTCATAATTGATTATGGCTTGGATGGAATAGTCTCCGATAGTCTTCAG GCAATTCGAAAACACAAGTTTGTGAATATGTTGGATGATCCTGGTTCTGCTGATCTAAGTGCATATGTTGATTTTCCTGCAATCAAGCATTCTGCTGAGGAAGTTTCCG aagatgtgtgtgtgtatgggCCAATCACACAGTCTCATTTTCTTGGTAATCTTGGGATAAATTTCCGCGTGGAATCTTTGCTACAAAATTGCACGGAGGAGCAAGCTGAGTCACTGAGAACAGGCTACTGGCGGTTGGTGGGGGAGGGTGAAGCTCCATTTTGGGAAGGTCCAAATGAGCAAATGCCAATTGGAATGGGCACTCGGTATCTAGCAATGGCTATTGTTAACAAAAAGCAAGGTACCCCTGTCCCCTTTCATTAA
- the LOC111901918 gene encoding uncharacterized protein LOC111901918 isoform X2: MLRRFIGQASIAQRCRCLISRQSSADTLRRCSSSATASSQAPVGTSAEQPTNTQFSDDYTSQPAARISIDRSGLSNPPEHSHETSKDSELVKHLKSIIKFRGGPISVAEYMEEVLINPKAGFYINRDVFGAEGDFITSPEVSQMFGEMVGVWAMCLWEQMGQPDRVNLVELGPGRGTLMADLLRGASKFEKFTKSLNIHMIEVSPALKKIQKLTLKCEDEDENTATTLTGTPVSWHSTLEEVPTGLPTIIIAHEFYDALPVHQFQKASRGWCEKMIDVAEDSKFRVVLSPQPTPATLYLLKRCKWAPTEDLSKLEHVEICPKAMDLTQNIAKRISSDGGGALIIDYGLDGIVSDSLQAIRKHKFVNMLDDPGSADLSAYVDFPAIKHSAEEVSDVCVYGPITQSHFLGNLGINFRVESLLQNCTEEQAESLRTGYWRLVGEGEAPFWEGPNEQMPIGMGTRYLAMAIVNKKQGTPVPFH, from the exons ATGCTGCGGAGATTCATAGGACAAGCTTCTATAGCACAACGATGTCGATGCCTCATCAGTCGGCAATCGTCAGCTGACACTCTCCGTCGATGTTCATCTTCGGCGACTGCGTCGTCTCAAGCTCCGGTGGGAACTTCCGCCGAACAACCGACGAACACTCAGTTTTCCGATGATTACACTTCTCAACCCGCCGCGAGGATTTCCATAGACCGGTCAGGATTGAGCAATCCTCCTG AGCATTCTCATGAAACGTCGAAAGATTCTGAGCTTGTTAAGCATCTTAAAAGCATAATTAAG TTCAGAGGTGGCCCAATATCGGTTGCTGAGTACATGGAAGAAGTCCTGATAAATCCCAAGGCTGGTTTTTATATCAATCGGGATGTTTTCGGTGCAGAAGGTGACTTCATAACATCCCCTGAAGTAAGCCAAATGTTTGGAGAG ATGGTTGGTGTTTGGGCAATGTGTTTGTGGGAGCAAATGGGGCAACCAGATAGAGTCAATCTAGTTGAGCTGGGGCCAGGAAGAGGAACTCTCATGGCTGATCTTCTAAGA GGTGCTTCAAAGTTTGAGAAGTTCACAAAATCCCTAAACATACACATGATTGAAGTTAGTCCAGCATTAAAGAAGATCCAAAAGCTAACATTAAAATGTGAAGATGAGGATGAAAATACTGCTACCACATTGACTGGAACACCTGTTTCATGGCACTCAACCCTAGAGGAAGTTCCAACAGGAT TGCCAACAATTATCATTGCCCATGAATTCTATGATGCCTTACCAGTTCATCAGTTTCAG AAAGCTTCTCGTGGGTGGTGTGAAAAGATGATTGATGTTGCAGAAGATTCAAA gtTTCGTGTTGTCCTCTCACCACAGCCTACACCTGCAACCCTTTACCTTCTAAAACGTTGCAAGTGGGCCCCGACTGAAGATTTAAGTAAACTTGAACATGTTGAGATTTGCCCCAAAGCAATGGATTTGACACAAAATATTGCCAAAAGAATAAGTAGTGATGGTGGTGGGGCCCTCATAATTGATTATGGCTTGGATGGAATAGTCTCCGATAGTCTTCAG GCAATTCGAAAACACAAGTTTGTGAATATGTTGGATGATCCTGGTTCTGCTGATCTAAGTGCATATGTTGATTTTCCTGCAATCAAGCATTCTGCTGAGGAAGTTTCCG atgtgtgtgtgtatgggCCAATCACACAGTCTCATTTTCTTGGTAATCTTGGGATAAATTTCCGCGTGGAATCTTTGCTACAAAATTGCACGGAGGAGCAAGCTGAGTCACTGAGAACAGGCTACTGGCGGTTGGTGGGGGAGGGTGAAGCTCCATTTTGGGAAGGTCCAAATGAGCAAATGCCAATTGGAATGGGCACTCGGTATCTAGCAATGGCTATTGTTAACAAAAAGCAAGGTACCCCTGTCCCCTTTCATTAA